The Malaclemys terrapin pileata isolate rMalTer1 chromosome 2, rMalTer1.hap1, whole genome shotgun sequence nucleotide sequence CCCGCCTGTCTCATCAGCACGTTTTACTAGCACCCTCCGCGTCCTGTGCCATCAGCGACGCCATGTTACAGACACAGCCTAGGCCAATTGCATGTGGCTCCCACAGACCCTCCCGGCCCAGAACTGGGGGAGCTTGGCACGGCCCTGGCATCAGAGCACGCCAGGAGGGTcatggcagcagcagccagccccagccagggacccAGGAACGTAGGGAGGGGAGGCAGACCACGGCTGtaggggcagcagggcagggatctgggagggggtgggcggGCGGACGGACGGAGACACtgcctgcttctcaccccctgttcctccccagaGCACCTGTAACACACTGCGGAGCCACTCGGACAGTCTCGGCTACACCCCGAACATGCTACCTCGGCACCCAGCTCTCGGCAACTTCGAGGAGTTTGCCTGCTGAGGGGGCGGCTGCGCCTTGCAGACCCAGCCCACCGGCCTCTCGCCTCCAGCAAGACCCGAGCTGCTCCGGCCAGGCATCCGCGGCTTGGCAGTGGAGAGGGCACTAGGGCAGCCCCTGGGAAGGAGACATCAGCAGTGGTGCAGTCCTGGGTTTGCCCACACTGGGCTCAGTGGGGCCTGGGGCGAGCTGTGGCTGCATGCACGGCCCCCGCCCGGGGAACTCATGCTCTggtttcccccctgccccatggaagggggggggggagattggggTCCCCAGGGGTCAGCCCCTCTGCGGGCAGGGGGGTGCTGAGCCCAGCACTGGAGTGCCCTGGCCTGGCCAGGATCACGCCAGCTGCCCCAGGGATGGGAGGCAGCACCTCCGACAAGCCAGGGTGTCTGGCTGCTGCCCAGCGTCCCTGCCAAGGCACAGAGAGTGGagccagctctcccctccccagggagcctCTACCCCAGCACTGAGCTTGGCATAGCCTCCcgctgcctgcagcccctccccggggaaccgcCCCCAGGGCTCCCCCGCCCCGGGGCACCAGCACCCTCACAACTCACTCAGGACGGCTGacccctggggctgggcagggcttgCACTCCTGGTCTTCCTGGACCCTGCAACGGCGAGAGGCAGGGGGTGGCCTGGGGCCCCTCTGCTGGGGCACATGGAGACTGGGAGGCCCCAGGGACTAACCAGGCCCGTTGTGTTGGTGACCCTGTCTGACAGGCCCGCTGGCCACATATCTGCATGAGCTGCTTGAAGCACCCCCCTTGCCCatctgtgccccctgccctgctcccccacacctgTGCCCCCCCAGCATAGAGACAGCTGCAGCTTGCACTCTCCAGCCTAGCGCAGATCCTGTGTATCATTAAAAACCCGCCTGGCGGTTCCAACTTCCCATCTCTGCTTGGTCAGTTCCAGGCTGGGAGGGCTCTAAGCAGCCGTGTGccgttggggggggagggggaggcagggctggacaGGCCTGGGGGGCCCTGCAGGGCCCACATGGGGCTCGAGGGAAGGGTGCTAGGCTGGGCCTGCAGTGAAGGGGCACGTCCAGCTCTCTGCTAGCAGCCCATGGGCTGccacctggtgtgtgtgtgtgtgggggggggggggggggggggctgccccatcGCCATGCTCCGCTCACCCCGCAGGACCCCGGAGCCGACACGCCCTCGTCACCACAACCAGGCTCTCCCCAGGCCTCGCAGGGCCCTGGTGTAGCAGCAGCCCCCCACCTTTCAGCCACAACCCCCCAGACTCGCTGCCGCTCCCACGAACAGCAGGGCAGGCGCGTCAGCATTCTGACCCACAGGACTGGCCCAGGCTGAGTGTAATGCCCGGGGCGGCCCCAGCAGCCCTCCCCGCCCACCACGGAAGGGACAAGAGCGCAGGacgcaggctgggggaggggaacagtttATGAAATTAAACATACACCATCAGCCACACAGGAGCACGGTAcgagggggagggaagctgcccGGCCCCCCAAGGAGTCCCAGCTGGAGGGGGGCCCCACCCAGGGGCCTGTGGGGGCCGTGGCAAGAAGGGGCAGCCTGCGCCGGGGGCACCACGTCCCATGCCAGCCCAGCAGGAGCTGTCTCTTGCCCCTGGATCCCCGGCAAAGGAAGCGACAGCAGTGGCTCCCCCCTTTCCTGTGCCCCGCGGGAACCCCAGGGCCGTCCCTGTCCCGTGGGAGGCCGGTGACGCTGCAGGGTACCGGGGCGATGAGCACTCGCAGCAGGGCAAGGAGGGGGCTGGCTCCTGTCCATGGAGTCCCAGCAGAGACTGGTAGAAAACCAGGCGCTGCAATGGGTTAAAAACCTAATAAataccttgggggagggggtggggggtgggacacAGGGCCGTGCCCATCACCCAGTGCCCTGGCCCCGggacatcccctcccccacacgccagtggagcaggggggAGGCTGGCCGGCAGGCCCGGCCCCGggacatcccctcccccacacgccggtggagcaggggggagggctggCCGGCAGGCCCGGCCCCGggacatcccctcccccacacgccagtggagcagggtggAGGCTAGCCGGCAGGCCCGGCTCCGGGCGTCTCTACGGGAGGCAGAAGTCGGTGAAGTAGGAATGCTGCAGCGCCTCCTCGGCCGAGATCCGCTGCACCGGGTTGCACTTCAGCAGGTTCTGTGGAGgtaggagaggggctgggggatgggCAATGGGGCTAggcgccccccacccctggagctgggggagggtcagaagcccattccccaccctggggagggggctgtctggggtAGCCCCACAGGGGAGGGCGAGGAGAGGCAGAGAAGCCAcctggctgcccagctgctgcccccacccacGGGGAACGCAGAGGGGGGCTGTCAGCGGTACGTACGTGAAGGGCCTGGGCCAAGGTGCCCCAAAACCGTCATGGTCAGTCACAGGACCCCAGCAGTCCCCCGGGGACAGGCCTGCCCCTTCCTGGGGCCAGCCGTCCCCACTGCGTGCTATGGGGCTGGGTCCTCACCTGGAGCAGGTCTCGACCTGTGGCATTGAGTTTGGGCACCACGTTGAGCAGCGACGTTGTTGCAGGGTACATGGGGTACggctgaggggagagagggagacagcTAGGACACCCCCCAGCACTAATCCCCCCCTGGAGACAggccaagccccacctccccctggAGACAGGCCAACCTGCCCCCACCTGCCCACTAACCTTGACCCAGCACTCATCCCCCCCAGGAGACAGGGCCAGCccgcctccctttccccctccagaCACTaagcctgcccccccgccccccaggcactAACCCCCAGACTGGGCCTGGCAACTGCTCCCTCCCTGGCCCTGATGCTCcgagagcccagccagcccctacATACGCTCGTCTCCAGCGGACCCGGGGCCTGCCCGTTGAGCCGGGCTCACACCTGTCACACGTCGTTTGTGGCTCCCACTGACACGGACCTAAGAGCTGCAGCTTGTGGCTGGAGGGGGCAGCTCcgtgccccctgcccccgagAACAGGGCGGGCCCCAGAGCGGCCCCCTCAATGGGCCAGGCCCTGGGCGCCCATCCCCAGCCTGGGACTCACCTTGTAGTCTGGGAGCTTGGTCATGGCCGGCCACTGCTCTTCAGTTGGGGTTCCCAGCAACGTTGGGTGGGTTAAGGACCATCTCTGCCCCCACAGACCCCAGACAGccaactgggggaggggaggggagcacctCAGCTCCGGCCCACAGGCAGAGCCAGGCCGTGCCCAAGGCACATCCTACCACCCCCTACGGGCTCCTTCGGGCAGGGGGAGGCCATCCCCCCTGGGAGCCACATGCCCCTCCCACCCGAAGGAGGGCAGGAAACCCAGGCTGTCGTCCTGCCTGGGCCTTTTGTTCTTCCCTCCCCTTGCTAAACAAATCCTCCCAAACACCAGGTTAAAAAGGATATCGGAAAATCCTCTTCAGCTGGTCGTCCACGTCGTTCCCCGGGAACAGGGGCCGCCCAGCATTGGCCAGCTCTGCGGGGAGAGAGACGGGGCTGAGCCCAGGAAGCCCTGCGCCCCCCTGCGCTCAGAGCACAGCCCCTCCACAGCGGGGAGCCGGGCACCGCATACCTGCAAAGATGCAGCCCGCTGACCACATGTCTATGGAGGTGGAGTAGAGCTTGGCACCAAACAGCACATCAGGGGGACGGTACCACAGCGTGACAACCTGCAGGGGGTGGAGACAGGCGGTCAGACCCCCACTGCGCGAGAACAGCCCGCGGGAGGCGCAGCTGAGCTGCCGgcctgaggaccacatctggCCCCAAGCTCTGGGCAGCTGGGCGGGCCACTGGGtggcttccccctcctcccatagCCCCCTTCCATGGCTGCTTTAGCACCCCGCCATGGTTGCTGACCCGTCCCCCTGCGGCGAATGGGGCTGGCCAAcaccccccagagccagcagcagcttCCTAGTTTTACCCCAGCTGCCGTGTGATCCGAGCAGAGGCACCGGCTAAGCAGGGAAGAGAGGATGGGAACAGCCCATCCCCATGAACCACCACTACCGGGCGCTCTCCCCCCGTCAGCGCTGCCCCCCGGGCATCAGTGCAGCTCTAggtgggctcagcagggggcgctctcccctcgcagTGAGTGCTGGCCCcactgccccgggggggggggggggctgtgctctCCTTGCACAGCACTAAGGGCGAGTCCCCTGCAGAACAGCCGCACACACCAGCCAACTTGCGGAAGGGGCCCCCACGATATCCCCGACCGCTCACCTCTGCCGAATAACAGCGCACAGGGATCCCGAAGGCCCGAGCCAAGCCAAAGTCGGCCAGTTTGAGCTCCCCGTTCTGCCGAGAGAAGGAGATGAACCAGCCATTGCGAATCAGCCCTGCAGAGCGCGCTGCCCGCCAGGAACTGCGGCTGCCACCCAGAAGGCAGAGACTAGAGCCCCGAGAGGAGCGGGTGAGAGGACACAACGAGcagtccctgccagccctgccctgggcccccctcaatcccgaccctcagcccctgccagccctgccctgggatcccgccagccctgccctgggcccccctcaatcccgaccctgagcccccctcaatcccgaccctgagcccctgccagccctgccctgggcccccctcAAGCCcgaccctgagcccctgccagcccagccctgggatcccgccagcccagccctgggcccccctcaatcccgaccctgagcccctgccagccctgccctgggcccccctcaatcccgaccctgagcccctgccagccctgccctgggccccccctcaatcccgaccctcagcccctgccagcccttccCTGGGCCCCCCTCAAGCCcgaccctgagcccctgccagcccagccctgggatcccaccagccctgccctggacccccctcaatcccaaccctcaacccctgccagccctgcactggacccccctcaatcccgaccctgagcccctgccagaccagccctgggatcccgccagccctgccctgggcccccctcaatcccaaccctcagtccctgccagcccagccctgggatcccgcCAGCCCTGGCAATGCCCCACAcgccagcccagcagcagcaatggcCCCCCCGTTTGGGCTGTGTGGGGCACTCACTCTGTTGATCAGCAGGTTCTGGGGTTTGAGGTCTCTGTGCAGCACGTTCCGGCTGTGGCAGAAGGCCAGGCCCTTCAGCAGCTGGTACATGAAGGACTGAAAGAGAGAGCAGCGCTGAGCACGCTGCAGTTGGAACCCAGCCTTACCCGTGCCCCAGCCAGGACAGGGAATTCTCCCCGCCAGGCCCAAGGGAACCAAGACCCACTGTCTGGGAGCAGCAGCTTGTGATGCTGTGAGCCTGGGGAGCTGCCAACTCAGAACCACCCCTGGAAAGGGGCTGCTTATGGGGGCCACCGAACTGGGCGCGGTGActgaccccccgcccctctgcgAGGCCCCATCATAgcccagccctgcaaacccacCTTGACATTCTCAGGGTCCAGGTCCCCATTGCAGCTGTCAAAGTATTTCTTCAGGTCCTAGCAGGAAAAGAGGGACGcctgtagatcaatctctgataattttcatataactttacattgtgcctcttcgtataaccttgtggtgggtctacccacgtgtgacctctgttttcatgggactttgtatcaaagcctcatttagaaactttgcattgcccttggtataatattatagcccctaaggatagaataagatagaagaaaaaattctttttgctagcagtagaacaagagctctccccgcccccactcttaatcaattgccctgttgaatgaatgaggtgtggatgagcaaggcatggaaggcagcacctccagacagcctcaactgttggagaggggctgggagccagacccaaggacaataaaacgtgtcaagtgggctcattaaagacaagcagacatacccacGGCCTccggggttagaagcaagcaccttcttttggaaacaccctctttgcagcattgggacaacactcaaaagaaagcagcacaaaggaccaatggacacagacacagagtttgaatctggtatagatttgcataagaggaaagctgctataaaagtgaggtgtcttgcagaggaccccgggtctcgtcttgtcaacatgggagcattgatccggatcggcagaagcccggctccaccccctcccccatctaactcacctggccagtgaagttaaggggagcaactaattggtaacaacaagacggagtgtgtttgtgtgtgtgtgtgtgtgagtgtaagtgtaatatattatatgcatataatacagtgttaatgaata carries:
- the CDK5 gene encoding cyclin-dependent kinase 5, whose amino-acid sequence is MQKYEKLEKIGEGTYGTVFKAKNRETHEIVALKRVRLDDDDEGVPSSALREICLLKELKHKNIVRLHDVLHSDKKLTLVFEFCDQDLKKYFDSCNGDLDPENVKSFMYQLLKGLAFCHSRNVLHRDLKPQNLLINRNGELKLADFGLARAFGIPVRCYSAEVVTLWYRPPDVLFGAKLYSTSIDMWSAGCIFAELANAGRPLFPGNDVDDQLKRIFRLLGTPTEEQWPAMTKLPDYKPYPMYPATTSLLNVVPKLNATGRDLLQNLLKCNPVQRISAEEALQHSYFTDFCLP